From Peromyscus eremicus chromosome 3, PerEre_H2_v1, whole genome shotgun sequence, one genomic window encodes:
- the LOC131906834 gene encoding trypsin-4-like gives MSALLILALVGAAVAFPVDDDDKIVGGYTCRESSVPYQVSLNSGYHFCGGSLINSQWVVSAAHCYKSRIQVRLGEHNINVLEGNEQFVSAAKSIRHPNYNSRTLDNDIMLIKLASPVTLNARVAPVALPTSCAPAGTQCLISGWGNTLSSGVNNPDLLQCLDAPLLTQAACEASYPGEITKNMVCAGFLEGGKDSCQGDSGGPVVCNGQLQGVVSWGYGCAQKNLPGVYTKVCNYVNWIQNTIAAN, from the exons ATGAGTGCTCTCCTGATCCTGGCCCTTGTGGGAGCTGCTG TTGCTTTTCCTGTTGACGATGATGACAAGATCGTCGGAGGATACACTTGCCGGGAGAGTTCTGTGCCCTACCAGGTGTCTCTGAACTCTGGGTACCACTTTTGTGGAGGTTCCCTCATCAATAGCCAATGGGTGGTGTCTGCTGCTCACTGCTACAAGAG CCGCATCCAAGTGAGACTGGGAGAGCACAACATCAATGTCCTTGAGGGCAATGAGCAGTTTGTCAGTGCTGCCAAAAGCATCAGGCACCCCAATTACAATTCGAGGACCCTGGACAATGACATCATGCTGATCAAGCTAGCTTCCCCTGTGACCCTCAATGCCAGAGTGGCCCCTGTAGCTCTGCCCACCTCCTGTGCACCTGCTGGCACTCAGTGCCTAATCTCTGGCTGGGGCAACACCCTTAGCTCAGGTG TGAATAACCCAGACCTGCTCCAGTGCCTGGATGCCCCTCTGCTGACTCAGGCTGCCTGTGAAGCCTCCTACCCTGGAGAAATCACCAAAAACATGGTCTGTGCTGGCTTCCTTGAGGGAGGCAAGGATTCTTGCCAG GGTGACTCTGGTGGCCCTGTGGTCTGCAATGGACAACTTCAGGGCGTCGTCTCCTGGGGCTATGGCTGTGCCCAGAAGAACCTCCCTGGTGTGTACACCAAGGTCTGCAACTATGTGAACTGGATCCAGAACACAATTGCTGCCAACTAG